A segment of the Trifolium pratense cultivar HEN17-A07 linkage group LG7, ARS_RC_1.1, whole genome shotgun sequence genome:
cTATGCACTCTTTCTCTCATATGAGTATGATCGATGACACTATGATCCTATGATTATTAACGGTTAATCTTTGTCACAGAATCTGTGTGTACAAAAAAGTGAGTTCTCTTCTTccaaccaatttttttcatcACGAAAATCATAAATCGAACTTTAACCGCTCTAACCAATTCATTGTCGGTATCTCCTTTTAACATCTTATTTTTGTGCAATAAATAGTGatagttaaaataattttgacaaaataataattaataatttaaaattatgaaattattagaaaataatttaaatgaaaCTGAGATATTAATAGTTGAGTTGAGTTATGATAGAATAGAACATGAAAGAAAAGGAATGGCTGTCTTGTCTTCTCGCTTAAGATAGATCAGAATCTTAACGACAAACCGTTCTATGGTTGCAACCTTAACAATGTTTTCTCTCCAAAACAACCTCTTTCACTCGCCATTGTTAACTACACACTCCTCAACAAAGATCCTTCCTCCCACCACCACTGTTTCAGCTACTGTCACTAGACGAAGAGCCACAGTGTTTACTTCAAGCCTTGTACTTGCTTCCTGGCTTAACttcttcaatttcaattcaaCACAATCACTTTCACTTTCAAAGCAGCTTCAAGATGAACTTCAACAACAAGAAGATCACCTTGTGGATTTGTTTCAGGTCTTtactgttttttgtttttaatgacATGACACCCTTTTCTTcatttttgataaattttggTAATTTATTGTTGGGTTgtgttgaaatttgaaatacaTTTTAAAGTTGTTTGCTTTTCTTCATGTGTAATCAAATTTTGCAATTGGGTTTATTTGTTAAGAGTCCGACATTGAATTGGATTAGAGATGACTTGAAATTGAATTAGAGAGAGTCCGACATTGAATTGGGTTTAGTTAGGCCTAATCTGAATTTTAAGAAGGTTTTAGTGACTCTCGAAGATCCTTTGGTCCACCTGCTATCGGGTCACCCTAGGTAGGAGAGATAGCTAGAAGATATGTTTATAAGTAGGGGCGATCCTCGCCTTACAAGttggttttgtaaggttgagttagctCAACACAAGATTCTAAACAAAATTCTAAGATTATGCGTGGTTCTAAATTACAGTCGCGTTTAGGTTGCTAACATTGATATTGCAGCAAAATGCAGACAAATGTCGTTGATGCAGTCACAATTGCAGCTGCATTGTCAATGCTGAGATATTTAAAACCTTTATATTGCAGCTGCAATTGATGTTGTTGACCGCAATTTGGAACTATGATTAAAACCAATGCATGTGGTGATTGATAGACACACTTTCAATTCAACACACACTATTATTGGATAAATGATGTTGTTATATTTGTTGTGGATCACATAAGAAATGGTGATTTTGTTGATTATCTCAGGAAACTTCACCATCAGTTGTTTCTATTAAAGACATTGAATTGACTAAAGTCCCCAAGACCGCTTCTAATGAAGTAGTGCTAGACGAGAATGAAGATGCAAAAGTGGAAGGCACTGGTTCAGGCTTCATCTGGGATAAATTTGGTCACAtagtaagaagaaaaaaatcagaAAGGGGAATTTGTTTGCCCCACTTAATTTGATTCTGCTTTTTTTTCGTATGTTACAACCATGCTATTTTTTTCACTTTAAATTAAATGTGTGTCCGGTGTCCAACACGCGTGGTTACATTCAGTCACTTCTATTATTGTAACTTATTATTAGCATCTACATATCAGTGTCGTGTTTGTGCCTGTGCTTGTGCCTTACAGTGAATAACTAAATGTAAGGCATGTATGCATAATTTGACACACTATCTAAGGAATTGCAGACTCTTCCATgtatttatttggttttttctGGTGGACAGGTTACCAACTACCATGTTGTAGCTAAACTAGCTACCGATACAAGTGGTTTACAACGTTGTAAGGTTTTCCCGTATGCTGTTAATTCCATCAAACTTCGTATTTTAGATAGGAGTAACATATTTCATATTGAAATGTATACTTCTATCTGCAGGTATTCCTAGTTGATGCCAAAGGGAATAGCTTTTCTAGGGAAGGGAAAATAATTGGTTTTGATCCATCATATGATCTAGCTGTTCTGAAGGTATATACATTCTATTCCAATcatcttattttcttttatggTATGTTACATTTAGTCTAGAAATGCATGACAGTGAGTCTATTTGCAGGTTGATGTTGATGAATACGAAATAAAGCCTGTTCTTCTCGGTGAATCTAAGAATTTACTTGTTGGGCAGAGTTGCTTTGCCATTGGGAATCCTTATGGATATGAGAATACTCTCACAACAGGGGTAATCTCTTTTGATAAATTGAGTCCAACATGGTAAACCTTCATTAACAAGTCTCTGAATCTGCTAAGAACTCTATCTGATCATGCCAAATAGTTATAGATGAAGGATACTAAATTGCGGATAAAATTCAAGAAATTATGATTTGGCATGTTGAGCTGTAGTATTCCAGATACAACGAAATCTGTCGGTGATTATTGTGTATTATGTGATGTAAATTTTGCAGGTGGTCAGTGGTTTAGGCCGTGAGATACCTTCCCCAAATGGAGGGGCTATCAGAGGAGCCATTCAAACTGATGCAGCTATTAATGCAGGTAAGCTATACCCTTAACTGTGGTTCTTTAGTTAGGACCTCAGTCCTCAACACACCAAGCTAGCATTTGTTGGCTTGTTGCCCCATGAATAACTGTCACATTCGACACTTTGTAGATTTAGATAATATGATAAATGAAAACAACTGAATGATGATTTTACTCCCTTGGTGCATTTTCATTATCATAAATGCAAAGTGAAAAATAATAAGTTAGGAGTGATGCACATAGGCTATGTTTAGTAAAAAGTATCGGATAATTGATAACCTAGCTGATAGGTAGTAGAAATAAGCTGACGCGTTGAGTTTATGGTGTTTGTTAAAATTAGCTGATGAACTAGCTGATAAAaatgaaatgacatgaaaaaatatttttaattgatattttacttttttcaaTGTAAATAGTAAGGTAAAATTGATagaaaatatgataagttataagctatatGCTCAAATGCTACTATttgaaatagtttataaaaaacgCTATAAGTTAGTAAAAAATGTTATAAGCTCACGAGCACTTATAAGTTAGTAACCAAACATGTCTACTTATATCATATGAAcgtataagttataagctattcGCTATAAGCTTGAAAATTGGTCTTGCCAAACAAAGCCATTATATTAATTAGATAAACAATtagaaaaaatcaattaaaactaCTTTGAAAAATGAAAGTCACACTCTTTTTGAGACAAATTTTTTCTTACAAGTGTGATGTGACAGAGGGAGTAATTTGACTATAGTTTGTAACCTAACTTGTACACTACTAAAAATGACCAGTTTACTATTTCCCCCAATGCTTCTTAGAATTCTCCATATTGTTTTGGATTTCAGTATTTTCCATACTTGTACTACTGATCATAGGACTATAACAGTACATGATCTTACGCGCGCTTGATACATGATCTTATGCGCGCTTGTGGATGTTAACAGGAAATTCAGGTGGACCATTGATTGACTCTCATGGCCATGTTGTTGGAGTAAACACAGCCACTTTCACAAGGAAAGGTACTATGATGCTCCTTCATTGTATTTTTATACAAGAAGCTGCAACAAAAAAGAAATCTAGGAATTGAGATGGAAAACTTTTGTCTAATGCAATATTAACTTCCAAGAATGTTTTGCTTTCAATTTATTTCAGGAACTGGAGCTTCATCAGGTGTTAACTTTGCAATTCCCATTGACACTGTAATCAGAAGTGTACCATACCTTATTGTATATGGAACACCTTATAGTAATAGGTTTTGACTGTGCATGTAATCAACTATTTTTGTTGAATGCTTTAGAAAAAAACTATGGAGATAAATACTATATTTATCctatgttgttttgtttgtgtttattACATGATACTTACCTTTTGCAAATCAAAAGGACTCTCAAATTGAAAATGAGCgttctaacttttttttctttatacatTATACAAGTGGTCATTTTAAGTAATAATGTTCCAAAGTTTCACACAGACAATTACTGAACATGGCAAAACAGATTATTTTCGTCCAgaattcatttatattttataaaaatcttgattcattcataaaaaaaaggtcTTGATTTAATACCAcaagattatttttttcatagaaatatcttttaaaatcctttgaaattcaaattcaatacaccccccttaatTTCTTTGTTGCGCTCTCAAGTAGTCTCATGACCAAAGTTGTCATAATTGAATTTTTACGTCAACTTATTTAGTTTAGACAATTTTGTGCAGAGAATATCtaatttacactaaaaaatgtacaacaattttattattttccaaATTAAATGTACAACCTAGAGATAACATCAAGAGTACTTAAGAGGTGGTGATTCTTGAAAGCTACATAAGAATTTCtacatttttaacaaatatgTAAGCCACTACTAACAGTTGGCTTCTTGAACCCAGTTGGCTTTTTGAAATCTTATGTGAAAAAAAGTCCTTAAAAGTGTAGGGATccttgaaaaaattattaaaataaagtctcaaaaaataaatcttatGTGAAATCAGTCTAAGTAATTTGTTGCATTTAACGTTTTTTGTTAATGTGATATGTTAGTAAATGTCATTCTAAAACCAACTTGTCTCTAACGTATACGTGGCTgaggagagaaaaaataaaaatgttgagttttggttttgattAACTTCTCATGAATTTCAAGTAGcgatgcatttttttttttttgaagccaTATTGATGTTAGAACAAATTAAGGGTTTCAATGATTCCAAGTGGTGATGAGTTTGTCTTTAAGTGTCTGTCTAGAAATTGAGTTCATTTGTTCTATTTCAGAACTATAGAGTAACAAAATTGGATGAATTTATGTAATATGTTAGAAACattgtgatttattttctgAGTTATGTGCTAAAACATTGTGATGTATTACAACTTAAAATATTTCATTG
Coding sequences within it:
- the LOC123899765 gene encoding protease Do-like 5, chloroplastic codes for the protein MVATLTMFSLQNNLFHSPLLTTHSSTKILPPTTTVSATVTRRRATVFTSSLVLASWLNFFNFNSTQSLSLSKQLQDELQQQEDHLVDLFQETSPSVVSIKDIELTKVPKTASNEVVLDENEDAKVEGTGSGFIWDKFGHIVTNYHVVAKLATDTSGLQRCKVFLVDAKGNSFSREGKIIGFDPSYDLAVLKVDVDEYEIKPVLLGESKNLLVGQSCFAIGNPYGYENTLTTGVVSGLGREIPSPNGGAIRGAIQTDAAINAGNSGGPLIDSHGHVVGVNTATFTRKGTGASSGVNFAIPIDTVIRSVPYLIVYGTPYSNRF